In Coturnix japonica isolate 7356 chromosome 9, Coturnix japonica 2.1, whole genome shotgun sequence, a single window of DNA contains:
- the MRPS22 gene encoding 28S ribosomal protein S22, mitochondrial, translating into MAALTAKGAALLPVRGSRVVRALWGWRVQRGIGQDAGNAGEKRDAKPAFTDEAVQDLLYKMTGLNLQKIFRPVRQELKPPKYRLLTEAQLQEATRKAIEEAKEKLRMPPVLDEREPIDDVLADDKVLEGTETAKYVFTDLTYATPHRERFIVVREPNGVLRKATWEERDRMIQIFFPKEGRKVIPPALFKDENLGTVFQQDRHEDVLNMCIAQFEPDSADYIRVHHRTYEDIEKHGKYDLLRSTRHFGGMVWYLVNRKKTDGLLIDMINRDLLDDATSLITLYHMLHPECQSAKEAKEGKLHGIDLIKVFVKTESQKEGYIQLALQAYQEAMATSTGS; encoded by the exons ATGGCGGCGCTCACAGCGAAGGGCGCCGCTCTGCTCCCCGTGCGGGGATCGCGCGTGGTGCGGGCGCTGTGGGGATGGAGAGTGCAGAGGGGGATCGGGCAGGACGCGGGGAACGCGGGAG AAAAGCGGGACGCGAAGCCCGCTTTTACGGATGAAGCGGTTCAGGATTTGCTGTACAAAATGACGGGGCTGAACCTGCAGAAGATTTTCCGTCCGGTTCGGCAGGAGCTGAAGCCGCCCAAGTACCGGCTGCTGACGGAGgctcagctgcaggag GCCACCAGAAAAGCCATTGAGGAGGCTAAGGAAAAGCTGAGGATGCCGCCGGTGTTGGATGAACGCGAGCCCATCGATGATGTGTTGGCAGACGACAAAGTCCTCGAGGGGACTGAAACTGCGAAATATGTGTTCACAGATTTAACTTACGCCACCCCGCATCGT GAACGTTTCATCGTAGTTAGAGAGCCAAACGGTGTGTTACGTAAGGCAACGTGGGAAGAGCGAGACCGAATGATACAGATATTCTTCCCAAAGGAAGGGCGCAAAGTTATTCCCCCAGCATTATTTAAGGACGAAAACCTCGGG ACTGTGTTTCAGCAAGACCGTCATGAGGATGTCCTTAACATGTGCATTGCTCAGTTCGAGCCGGATTCAGCTGACTATATCAGA GTTCATCATCGAACGTACGAGGACATtgagaaacatggaaaatatgatCTGCTCCGTTCAACAAGGCACTTCGGAGGCATGGTGTGGTACCTagtgaacagaaagaaaacgGATGGCTTACTAATAGATATGATCAACAGAGACTT GCTGGATGATGCTACAAGTTTAATCACACTGTATCACATGCTTCATCCGGAATGTCAGTCAGCAAAAGAAGCTAAAGAAGGGAAACTTCATGGAATCGATCTGATCAAG GTCTTTGTGaaaactgaatcacagaaagaaGGTTATATACAATTGGCCCTCCAGGCATACCAGGAAGCAATGGCTACTTCTACAGGTTCATGA
- the COPB2 gene encoding coatomer subunit beta' isoform X1 produces the protein MPLRLDIKRKLTARSDRVKSVDLHPTEPWMLASLYNGSVCVWNHETQTLVKTFEVCDLPVRAAKFVARKNWVVTGADDMQIRVFNYNTLERVHMFEAHSDYIRCIAVHPTQPFILTSSDDMLIKLWDWDKKWSCSQVFEGHTHYVMQIVINPKDNNQFASASLDRTIKVWQLGSSSPNFTLEGHEKGVNCIDYYSGGDKPYLISGADDRLVKIWDYQNKTCVQTLEGHAQNVSCVSFHPELPIIITGSEDGTVRIWHSSTYRLESTLNYGMERVWCVASLRGSNNVALGYDEGSIIVKLGREEPAMSMDANGKIIWAKHSEVQQANLKAMGDAEIKDGERLPLAVKDMGSCEIYPQTIQHNPNGRFVVVCGDGEYIIYTAMALRNKSFGSAQEFVWAHDSSEYAIRESNSVVKIFKNFKEKKSFKPDFGAEGIYGGFLLGVRSVNGLAFYDWENTELIRRIEIQPKHIFWSDSGELVCIATEESFFILKYLSEKVASAQETHEGVTEDGIEDAFEVLGEIQEIVKTGLWVGDCFIYTSSVNRLNYYVGGEIVTIAHLDRTMYLLGYIPKDNRLYLGDKELNIVSYSLLVSVLEYQTAVMRRDFGMADKVLPTIPKEQRTRVAHFLEKQGFKQQALAVSTDPEHRFELALQLGELKIAYQLAVEAESEQKWKQLAELAISKCQFGLAQECLHHAQDYGGLLLLATASGNANMVNKLAEGAEKDGKNNVAFMSYFLQGKLDSCLELLIKTGRLPEAAFLARTYLPSQVSRVVKLWRESLSKVNQKAAESLADPTEYENLFPGLKEAFVAEEYVKQSLADLRAAREYPLVTPNEERNLLEEAKGFEPSGVMASQKKTEEAVPSAKPEVMNTALQNSDLLPPRDQKTLLDLEDDLDNLDLEDIDTTDINLDEEILDD, from the exons ATG CCTCTCCGTCTTGATATCAAGCGGAAGCTGACAGCCCGCTCTGACCGGGTGAAAAGTGTGGACCTGCACCCCACAGAGCCATGGATGTTAGCAAGTCTCTACAATGGCAGCGTCTGCGTTTGGAACCATGAAACACAG actttgGTGAAGACTTTTGAAGTGTGTGATCTGCCAGTGAGAGCTGCCAAATTTGTGGCAAGGAAGAACTGGGTTGTTACAGGAGCT GATGACATGCAAATTAGAGTTTTTAATTACAACACCCTGGAAAGAGTGCACATGTTTGAAGCACATTCAGATTACATTCGTTGTATTGCTGTCCATCCCACGCAGCCTTTCATACTGACAAGCAGCG atgaCATGCTTATTAAACTGTGGGACTGGGATAAGAAATGGTCTTGTTCTCAAGTGTTTGAAGGACATACCCATTACGTCATGCAGATCGTCATAAACCCAAAAGATAATAATCAGTTTGCCAGTGCCTCTTTGGATAGGACAATCAAG GTGTGGCAGCTTGGCTCCTCTTCACCCAACTTTACTCTGGAAGGCCATGAGAAAGGGGTGAACTGCATTGACTACTACAGTGGAGGAGACAAGCCGTATCTCATCTCAGGGGCAGATGACCGGCTGGTTAAGATCTGGGACTACCAG AATAAAACATGTGTACAGACACTGGAAGGACATGCTCAAAACGTGTCTTGTGTCAGCTTCCATCCTGAACTGCCTATCATAATCACAGGCTCAGAAGATG GAACTGTGCGCATTTGGCACTCGAGCACCTACCGCCTGGAGAGTACACTCAACTATGGGATGGAGAGAGTGTGGTGTGTGGCCAGTTTGAGAGGATCCAATAACGTGGCTTTGGGCTATGATGAAGGCAGCATCATTGTTAAG CTTGGCCGTGAAGAACCAGCCATGTCCATGGatgcaaatggaaaaattatCTGGGCCAAACATTCAGAAGTCCAGCAGGCCAACTTGAAAGCTATGGGAGATGCTGAAATTAAAGATGGAGAAAGATTGCCACTGGCTGTGAAGGATATGGGGAGCTGTGAAATATATCCTCAAACAATTCAGCACAACCCTAATGGACG GTTTGTTGTAGTGTGTGGTGATGGCGAATATATCATTTACACAGCTATGGCTTTGAGGAACAAGAGTTTTGGTTCTGCACAGGAGTTCGTGTGGGCACATGATTCGTCAGA GTACGCAATCAGAGAGAGCAACAGCGTtgtgaagatatttaaaaactTCAAGGAGAAGAAATCGTTCAAACCTGATTTTGGAGCGGAAG GCATCTACGGTGGCTTCCTGTTGGGAGTGAGATCTGTAAATGGTTTGGCATTCTATGATTGGGAAAACACGGAACTGATCCGCAGAATTGAAATTCAGCCCAAACAT ATTTTCTGGTCTGACTCGGGTGAGCTTGTCTGCATTGCTACAGAAGAGTCATTCTTCATCCTGAAATATCTATCAGAAAAAGTTGCATCTGCCCAGGAAACGCATGAAGGAGTCACTGAAGATGGAATTGAAGATGCATTTGAG GTTCTTGGTGAGATTCAGGAGATTGTGAAAACAGGTTTGTGGGTTGGCGACTGCTTTATTTACACAAGCTCTGTGAACAGACTCAACTACTACGTTGGAGGAGAAATTGTCACGATTGCCCATTTAGACAG GACGATGTATCTTTTGGGGTATATTCCTAAGGACAACCGACTTTATTTGGGTGATAAAGAGCTAAACATTGTTAGCTACTCTTTGCTGGTCTCAGTGCTTGAATATCAAACTGCTGTGATGAGAAGAGACTTCGGTATGGCTGACAAAGTTCTCCCCACGATTCCAAAAGAACAGAGAACCAGAGTTGCgcattttcttgaaaaacag ggCTTCAAACAGCAAGCTCTTGCAGTATCGACAGATCCAGAGCATCGTTTTGAACTTGCTCTTCAGCTGGGAGAACTAAAAATTGCTTATCAGCTTGCAGTAGAAGCAGAG tcagaacagaaatggaagCAACTTGCTGAACTTGCCATTAGTAAATGCCAGTTTGGCCTAGCCCAGGAATGCCTGCACCATGCACAAGACTATGGAGGGCTGCTGCTACTGGCTACAGCCTCAGGAAACGCCAACATGGTGAATAAATTagctgaaggagcagagaaagatgGCAAGAACAACGTCGCATTTATGAGTTACTTCCTGCAGGGAAA GCTTGACTCATGTTTGGAACTCCTGATTAAAACTGGACGTCTCCCAGAAGCTGCATTTCTTGCACGGACCTATTTGCCAAGCCAAGTTTCAAG GGTTGTTAAACTGTGGCGGGAGAGTCTCTCTAAAGTGAACCAGAAAGCTGCTGAATCCCTCGCTGATCCTACAGAATATGAGAATCTTTTCCCTGGGTTAAAGGAAGCTTTTGTTGCTGAAGAATACGTTAAACAAAGTCTTGCTGACCTGCGGGCAGCCAGGGAATACCCCCTTGTCACT ccaaatgaagaaagaaacttACTTGAAGAAGCAAAAGGCTTTGAGCCATCAGGAGTAATGGCATCTCAG aagaagacagaagaagcGGTTCCATCTGCTAAACCAGAAGTGATGaatacagcactgcagaattCTGATCTGCTTCCACCACGAGATCAAAAG ACACTTCTGGATCTGGAAGATGACCTTGATAACTTAGACCTGGAGGATATTGATACCACAGATATCAATCTGGATGAAGAGATCTTAGATGACTGA
- the COPB2 gene encoding coatomer subunit beta' isoform X2, which produces MPLRLDIKRKLTARSDRVKSVDLHPTEPWMLASLYNGSVCVWNHETQTLVKTFEVCDLPVRAAKFVARKNWVVTGADDMQIRVFNYNTLERVHMFEAHSDYIRCIAVHPTQPFILTSSDDMLIKLWDWDKKWSCSQVFEGHTHYVMQIVINPKDNNQFASASLDRTIKVWQLGSSSPNFTLEGHEKGVNCIDYYSGGDKPYLISGADDRLVKIWDYQNKTCVQTLEGHAQNVSCVSFHPELPIIITGSEDGTVRIWHSSTYRLESTLNYGMERVWCVASLRGSNNVALGYDEGSIIVKLGREEPAMSMDANGKIIWAKHSEVQQANLKAMGDAEIKDGERLPLAVKDMGSCEIYPQTIQHNPNGRFVVVCGDGEYIIYTAMALRNKSFGSAQEFVWAHDSSEYAIRESNSVVKIFKNFKEKKSFKPDFGAEGIYGGFLLGVRSVNGLAFYDWENTELIRRIEIQPKHIFWSDSGELVCIATEESFFILKYLSEKVASAQETHEGVTEDGIEDAFEVLGEIQEIVKTGLWVGDCFIYTSSVNRLNYYVGGEIVTIAHLDRTMYLLGYIPKDNRLYLGDKELNIVSYSLLVSVLEYQTAVMRRDFGMADKVLPTIPKEQRTRVAHFLEKQGFKQQALAVSTDPEHRFELALQLGELKIAYQLAVEAESEQKWKQLAELAISKCQFGLAQECLHHAQDYGGLLLLATASGNANMVNKLAEGAEKDGKNNVAFMSYFLQGKLDSCLELLIKTGRLPEAAFLARTYLPSQVSRVVKLWRESLSKVNQKAAESLADPTEYENLFPGLKEAFVAEEYVKQSLADLRAAREYPLVTPNEERNLLEEAKGFEPSGVMASQKTEEAVPSAKPEVMNTALQNSDLLPPRDQKTLLDLEDDLDNLDLEDIDTTDINLDEEILDD; this is translated from the exons ATG CCTCTCCGTCTTGATATCAAGCGGAAGCTGACAGCCCGCTCTGACCGGGTGAAAAGTGTGGACCTGCACCCCACAGAGCCATGGATGTTAGCAAGTCTCTACAATGGCAGCGTCTGCGTTTGGAACCATGAAACACAG actttgGTGAAGACTTTTGAAGTGTGTGATCTGCCAGTGAGAGCTGCCAAATTTGTGGCAAGGAAGAACTGGGTTGTTACAGGAGCT GATGACATGCAAATTAGAGTTTTTAATTACAACACCCTGGAAAGAGTGCACATGTTTGAAGCACATTCAGATTACATTCGTTGTATTGCTGTCCATCCCACGCAGCCTTTCATACTGACAAGCAGCG atgaCATGCTTATTAAACTGTGGGACTGGGATAAGAAATGGTCTTGTTCTCAAGTGTTTGAAGGACATACCCATTACGTCATGCAGATCGTCATAAACCCAAAAGATAATAATCAGTTTGCCAGTGCCTCTTTGGATAGGACAATCAAG GTGTGGCAGCTTGGCTCCTCTTCACCCAACTTTACTCTGGAAGGCCATGAGAAAGGGGTGAACTGCATTGACTACTACAGTGGAGGAGACAAGCCGTATCTCATCTCAGGGGCAGATGACCGGCTGGTTAAGATCTGGGACTACCAG AATAAAACATGTGTACAGACACTGGAAGGACATGCTCAAAACGTGTCTTGTGTCAGCTTCCATCCTGAACTGCCTATCATAATCACAGGCTCAGAAGATG GAACTGTGCGCATTTGGCACTCGAGCACCTACCGCCTGGAGAGTACACTCAACTATGGGATGGAGAGAGTGTGGTGTGTGGCCAGTTTGAGAGGATCCAATAACGTGGCTTTGGGCTATGATGAAGGCAGCATCATTGTTAAG CTTGGCCGTGAAGAACCAGCCATGTCCATGGatgcaaatggaaaaattatCTGGGCCAAACATTCAGAAGTCCAGCAGGCCAACTTGAAAGCTATGGGAGATGCTGAAATTAAAGATGGAGAAAGATTGCCACTGGCTGTGAAGGATATGGGGAGCTGTGAAATATATCCTCAAACAATTCAGCACAACCCTAATGGACG GTTTGTTGTAGTGTGTGGTGATGGCGAATATATCATTTACACAGCTATGGCTTTGAGGAACAAGAGTTTTGGTTCTGCACAGGAGTTCGTGTGGGCACATGATTCGTCAGA GTACGCAATCAGAGAGAGCAACAGCGTtgtgaagatatttaaaaactTCAAGGAGAAGAAATCGTTCAAACCTGATTTTGGAGCGGAAG GCATCTACGGTGGCTTCCTGTTGGGAGTGAGATCTGTAAATGGTTTGGCATTCTATGATTGGGAAAACACGGAACTGATCCGCAGAATTGAAATTCAGCCCAAACAT ATTTTCTGGTCTGACTCGGGTGAGCTTGTCTGCATTGCTACAGAAGAGTCATTCTTCATCCTGAAATATCTATCAGAAAAAGTTGCATCTGCCCAGGAAACGCATGAAGGAGTCACTGAAGATGGAATTGAAGATGCATTTGAG GTTCTTGGTGAGATTCAGGAGATTGTGAAAACAGGTTTGTGGGTTGGCGACTGCTTTATTTACACAAGCTCTGTGAACAGACTCAACTACTACGTTGGAGGAGAAATTGTCACGATTGCCCATTTAGACAG GACGATGTATCTTTTGGGGTATATTCCTAAGGACAACCGACTTTATTTGGGTGATAAAGAGCTAAACATTGTTAGCTACTCTTTGCTGGTCTCAGTGCTTGAATATCAAACTGCTGTGATGAGAAGAGACTTCGGTATGGCTGACAAAGTTCTCCCCACGATTCCAAAAGAACAGAGAACCAGAGTTGCgcattttcttgaaaaacag ggCTTCAAACAGCAAGCTCTTGCAGTATCGACAGATCCAGAGCATCGTTTTGAACTTGCTCTTCAGCTGGGAGAACTAAAAATTGCTTATCAGCTTGCAGTAGAAGCAGAG tcagaacagaaatggaagCAACTTGCTGAACTTGCCATTAGTAAATGCCAGTTTGGCCTAGCCCAGGAATGCCTGCACCATGCACAAGACTATGGAGGGCTGCTGCTACTGGCTACAGCCTCAGGAAACGCCAACATGGTGAATAAATTagctgaaggagcagagaaagatgGCAAGAACAACGTCGCATTTATGAGTTACTTCCTGCAGGGAAA GCTTGACTCATGTTTGGAACTCCTGATTAAAACTGGACGTCTCCCAGAAGCTGCATTTCTTGCACGGACCTATTTGCCAAGCCAAGTTTCAAG GGTTGTTAAACTGTGGCGGGAGAGTCTCTCTAAAGTGAACCAGAAAGCTGCTGAATCCCTCGCTGATCCTACAGAATATGAGAATCTTTTCCCTGGGTTAAAGGAAGCTTTTGTTGCTGAAGAATACGTTAAACAAAGTCTTGCTGACCTGCGGGCAGCCAGGGAATACCCCCTTGTCACT ccaaatgaagaaagaaacttACTTGAAGAAGCAAAAGGCTTTGAGCCATCAGGAGTAATGGCATCTCAG aagacagaagaagcGGTTCCATCTGCTAAACCAGAAGTGATGaatacagcactgcagaattCTGATCTGCTTCCACCACGAGATCAAAAG ACACTTCTGGATCTGGAAGATGACCTTGATAACTTAGACCTGGAGGATATTGATACCACAGATATCAATCTGGATGAAGAGATCTTAGATGACTGA